A stretch of the bacterium genome encodes the following:
- a CDS encoding 4Fe-4S dicluster domain-containing protein: MSSKRGFNRREFLKVIGATTGAAAVGCTDDPVQKIIPYVVAPDEVIPGKATWYAGTCEECSSGCGMLVRVREGRVVKVEGNPAHPVNQGGLCARGQSSLQTLYDPDRVREPLRRELNGAFKSVSWKEAIENLNSLSADLSPTNPGVLLTKALSGSELSIVNEFIQRNANFKHVVFETTAHSYLEEAAEAAYGTGYRTHFDFSKADLIVNFGADFLETWVSPVEFSRQWASRRNNSGHSHPSFFIHFEPRLSLTASNADYWVTNNPGSELLIIKALIAALIAQGKSASAQIKSFAAGVEIEHVELQAGIKAGTIKSLAKRLSTAKSSLVVAGGASVQSGSESQAALGAIYLNTMLGNIGRSVLIEQGKSTTSGQDWFKSEISKAKPAIGLVVTYGINPHYTLPNAHPVRVALNKVKSIVAFAKNIDETAALANLILPLSTNFESWQDSEISNGGWNLNQPAMQPLYQTQSFGDTMLAWGSQTKAPAGASATEFFAGGATSFYEYIKAQWKQRAGLEGATFNRAIEQGGDFSKINHSGLTPELKQISFEKVESELGGLRFLAFPTLLSTDGATANRAWLQELPYPTTTAVWGSWIEMHPQLAERHGLAKGDVAQVKLGNESVEAPVYLTQHIHPNLVAMPIGQGHEAFGRFAAGIGANAFKLSKASSTSLGVELLVSGLEISKVKWKDELVTMSGSDSQHGRELIRQDVTTVDLGKDEHGAGAHGHDSHGAAHSGGHHGFEDMETRPQMYTQMEHPLYRWAMSIDLSKCTGCSACVVACYSENNIPVVGRELCRSGREMSWIRIERYLDGPEHRPVTGFMPMMCQHCGNAPCEPVCPVYATYHNEEGLNTMVYNRCVGTRYCSNNCSYKVRRFNFFKYSWPEPLTWQLNPDVTIREVGIMEKCSFCVQRIKEAENNAKDLGRHVQDGEIQPACASSCPTQAITFGNLLDRKSRVAELSASSSGYRVLDAQINTQPAVTYLKRVVVEQEI, translated from the coding sequence ATGTCAAGCAAGCGCGGATTTAATCGAAGAGAATTTTTAAAAGTTATCGGGGCGACAACTGGAGCTGCTGCAGTCGGGTGTACGGACGATCCGGTCCAAAAAATTATTCCTTACGTCGTTGCTCCCGATGAGGTCATCCCTGGTAAAGCCACTTGGTATGCGGGAACATGTGAGGAATGCAGTTCCGGCTGCGGAATGCTTGTACGTGTCCGCGAGGGGCGTGTTGTTAAAGTGGAAGGAAACCCGGCGCATCCGGTGAATCAAGGTGGACTCTGCGCGCGAGGCCAATCTTCATTACAGACACTCTATGATCCAGATCGTGTTCGTGAACCGCTGCGTCGAGAGTTGAATGGTGCGTTTAAGTCGGTCTCTTGGAAGGAAGCAATTGAAAACCTCAATTCACTTTCGGCAGATCTAAGTCCGACTAATCCTGGAGTGCTTTTAACCAAAGCCTTGAGTGGATCAGAACTTTCAATTGTTAATGAATTTATCCAACGCAATGCAAATTTCAAGCACGTAGTTTTTGAGACTACTGCGCATAGTTACCTCGAGGAAGCTGCTGAAGCTGCATACGGAACCGGCTACCGCACGCACTTTGATTTCTCAAAGGCCGATTTGATTGTTAATTTCGGGGCAGATTTCCTGGAGACTTGGGTTTCTCCAGTCGAGTTCTCGCGCCAATGGGCTTCACGTCGTAATAATTCTGGTCACTCGCATCCAAGTTTTTTCATTCATTTTGAGCCCCGTCTATCCTTGACTGCAAGTAACGCTGACTATTGGGTTACAAATAATCCAGGTTCAGAACTCTTAATTATTAAGGCCTTAATTGCAGCGCTGATCGCTCAAGGCAAAAGCGCTTCTGCGCAGATTAAGTCTTTTGCTGCTGGCGTAGAGATTGAGCATGTTGAGTTGCAAGCTGGAATTAAAGCCGGAACAATCAAGTCACTTGCTAAACGACTAAGCACAGCTAAGTCTTCATTGGTCGTGGCCGGGGGTGCAAGCGTTCAGAGCGGTTCTGAATCTCAAGCCGCGCTTGGGGCAATTTATTTAAATACAATGCTTGGTAACATTGGTCGTAGCGTGCTGATCGAGCAAGGCAAGTCCACTACTTCAGGGCAGGACTGGTTTAAATCAGAAATTTCTAAAGCAAAGCCGGCAATTGGTTTGGTAGTTACTTACGGAATCAACCCGCACTACACATTACCCAACGCTCACCCGGTTCGCGTCGCGCTGAATAAAGTCAAGTCAATTGTTGCTTTTGCAAAAAACATTGATGAAACTGCAGCACTGGCAAATTTAATTTTACCGCTCAGTACAAATTTTGAGTCTTGGCAAGACAGCGAGATTTCAAATGGCGGGTGGAATCTGAATCAGCCAGCAATGCAGCCGCTCTATCAGACGCAATCATTCGGCGATACAATGCTAGCTTGGGGTAGTCAGACTAAGGCACCAGCAGGCGCAAGTGCGACAGAGTTTTTTGCCGGCGGTGCTACGAGTTTTTATGAGTACATTAAGGCACAGTGGAAACAGCGTGCTGGCCTCGAAGGTGCGACTTTTAATCGGGCAATTGAGCAAGGTGGAGATTTTTCTAAGATCAATCACTCTGGCTTAACACCTGAGTTGAAGCAAATCAGCTTCGAAAAAGTAGAGAGTGAGCTAGGCGGCCTAAGGTTTCTTGCCTTCCCGACACTTTTATCTACTGACGGAGCTACGGCAAACCGAGCCTGGTTGCAAGAATTGCCCTATCCAACAACAACTGCAGTCTGGGGAAGTTGGATTGAAATGCATCCGCAACTTGCAGAGCGTCACGGCCTCGCTAAAGGGGATGTCGCTCAGGTTAAGCTTGGCAACGAATCTGTTGAAGCCCCAGTTTATTTAACGCAGCACATTCATCCAAATCTTGTGGCAATGCCGATTGGTCAAGGTCATGAGGCCTTCGGCCGCTTTGCTGCGGGAATTGGTGCAAATGCATTTAAACTCAGTAAGGCTTCAAGCACATCACTTGGCGTCGAATTACTAGTCAGTGGTTTAGAAATTTCAAAAGTCAAATGGAAGGATGAACTTGTCACGATGAGTGGCAGTGATTCTCAGCACGGCCGCGAGTTAATTCGTCAAGACGTCACAACTGTTGATCTTGGCAAGGATGAACATGGCGCGGGAGCGCATGGTCATGACAGTCATGGTGCGGCGCATAGTGGCGGGCATCATGGTTTTGAAGACATGGAAACTCGGCCGCAGATGTATACGCAAATGGAACATCCGCTCTACCGCTGGGCGATGAGTATCGACCTATCTAAGTGTACTGGTTGTTCGGCCTGCGTTGTAGCCTGCTACTCTGAAAATAATATTCCAGTTGTTGGCCGTGAACTATGTCGCTCCGGCCGTGAAATGTCATGGATTCGTATCGAACGCTATTTAGATGGCCCAGAACATCGACCTGTTACGGGTTTTATGCCGATGATGTGTCAACATTGCGGTAACGCCCCTTGTGAACCAGTTTGTCCTGTCTACGCTACGTATCACAATGAAGAAGGCCTGAACACGATGGTTTATAACCGCTGCGTGGGAACTCGTTATTGTTCTAATAACTGCAGCTACAAGGTGCGTCGTTTTAACTTCTTTAAGTATAGCTGGCCTGAACCACTGACTTGGCAGTTAAATCCTGATGTTACAATCCGCGAAGTCGGAATCATGGAAAAGTGCTCTTTCTGCGTGCAGCGTATTAAAGAAGCAGAAAACAATGCCAAGGATTTAGGGCGACACGTTCAAGATGGTGAAATTCAGCCGGCTTGTGCTTCGAGTTGTCCGACACAAGCGATAACTTTTGGCAATCTCCTTGATCGGAAAAGTAGGGTTGCAGAGCTCTCTGCTTCGTCTTCGGGATATAGAGTTTTAGATGCGCAGATTAACACTCAACCTGCTGTCACATACTTGAAGCGCGTTGTTGTCGAGCAAGAAATTTAA